AACATGGCGTTACCGAAAACCACGATGGCATGGACATCGCGCTATGCGCCATTCATCACAAGGAGAACAAACTGGCTTTTGCTTCGGCCAATCGCTATCTGTACCTGATACGAAATGGAGAACTGACCGAAACCAAAGGCGATCATTTCAACATTGGTGGCATCATGCACGAGGATGTGCGCCACTACACGCTGCACGAAATGGAATTGCAGCAAGGCGATACGTTCTATGTTTTCTCCGATGGTGTTTCAGACCAGTTCGGTGGAGAAGACTCCAAAAAATTCGGATACAAGCGTCTTAAAGAACTACTGCTAAGCATCCACAAATTACCAATGGACGAGCAGCATAAAAGGTTTGAGAAGGCCCTTGCGGAATGGATGGGCGACAGCACCCAAATAGATGATTTCCTACTTATTGGAGTTCGCGTCTGACGGCTGAAGCGTCATCATTTTACGCTCCACATAAACGAAGAACGAGCGGTACGCTTCCGATTCCTCATCCCAACCGAAACGCTGGCCGAGCAATGTCAGGTAATGGCCCATTTCCTCTGCGCTGGCAGCGTTGTTCAACTTCAGAACAGCATCACCGAAATCTGATGCGTTTCCTTTGAACAGGCTACGGATAATGCCGAACTTCTCGTTCAACGGAATACCCGAACGAAGGTCTTCCAACGGTTTGTGGTTCAGTTTTCCTGCCAAGATGTTTCTATCGTCAGCTTCTGCGTTCCCATCAGCTTTGCCGATCAACGGCTCCTTTTTCGGAGCTGGTTTTTCCTCTTTAGGAACTTCCGCTACGGGAACAGGTTCTGGTGTTGGCTCCACAGTTTCTTCAACTACCATTTCCTCTTTCACCTCTGCAATCGGCTCAGGAACAACTTCAGGTTCTGGCTCCGATTCAACCTCTACGGCAGGTTCGGCAGGCGTTTCTGCAACTGGTTCTGGCGCAGCAATCTCCTCCACAATAGGCAATTGAGCGGTTTGCAATTCGGCCGCCTTCACTACATCGTAAAACGCCCGAACCTCTGCCAATAGGTTGTCCTTCGTCAGTTCAGAAGGGTTCTTTTCCAGTTCCTCTACTCTCTCATTCAACTTGCTCAACCTATTCTTCAATTCACTCATTTGTTGGGGATTTTTACGATTTCTTCTCTAACGTGCTTTCGTAGCTTTGTATTGCCGCGCGAGCCCTTCAAAAGTAGAGATCAATTGCGCTCCGCTGCGTTAAATTCAGGTAAGTAATTGACAGGTTATCGTTAATGTTCGGCTTTGTTCCGAGCCGAAATTTGGTTTTGAATTTGCCATATTCGTAGCGTTTCAGTAGAGGGATGTTCTTAGAGAATTCAAGGGGAAAAGCAGCAAAAAAGGGATGGATCGAGGTGATCTGCGGTTCCATGTTCTCGGGAAAGACCGAAGAACTGATCCGTAGACTGAAGCGTGCCCAGTTCGCCAAGCAGAAGGTCGAAATTTTCAAACCTTCGGTTGATACGCGTTATGACGAGAATGAAGTGGTCTCGCACGATGCGAACGCCATTCATTCCACGCCCGTACCCAACTCATCAAACATTCTGATTCTGGCGGATGATGTGGATGTTGTGGGTGTGGACGAAGCTCAGTTCTTCGACATGGGCTTGGTGGATGTCTGCAACCAGCTGGCCAACAGCGGTGTCCGCGTCATCATTGCTGGGTTGGACATGGATTATCGCGGCAAACCTTTCGGGCCGATTCCGGGGTTGATGGCCACGGCCGAATACGTCACAAAAGTTCACGCCATCTGCATGAAATGTGGTGAACTGGCCAACCACTCGCATCGTTTCCTGCAACAGGACGGATTGGTGGTTTTGGGCGAAAAAGAGAGCTACGAGCCGCTTTGCCGCAGCTGCTACCAGAAGGCCGAAAAGAATCCGACCAAGGTCGAAAAACCGAAACAGGAAGAAGGATAGATGGAAGAACTGGATTCATTGAGAGGCATTGCTTCGGCCCTCGAAGTTCCATGTCCGTTCGAGTTTCAAGACGTCATCATCAAGGAGCTGGCAATTGACAGCC
The sequence above is drawn from the Flavobacteriales bacterium genome and encodes:
- a CDS encoding thymidine kinase, which translates into the protein MFLENSRGKAAKKGWIEVICGSMFSGKTEELIRRLKRAQFAKQKVEIFKPSVDTRYDENEVVSHDANAIHSTPVPNSSNILILADDVDVVGVDEAQFFDMGLVDVCNQLANSGVRVIIAGLDMDYRGKPFGPIPGLMATAEYVTKVHAICMKCGELANHSHRFLQQDGLVVLGEKESYEPLCRSCYQKAEKNPTKVEKPKQEEG